A genomic region of Deltaproteobacteria bacterium contains the following coding sequences:
- a CDS encoding transglutaminase-like domain-containing protein has translation MDESAQYQAFAAAVSAPDMDLARVALTIALPEYPDLDIQEYLGRLDRLAERVREAAGVDDSAYRRLACVDYVLFKQERFEGNEDDYYDPENSFLNRVMARKRGIPITLSALYMEVARRVGLDVGGVGFPGHFLVKAQCDGQEILVDPFHGGDILSPADLQGLLDKLYGGRLQVQPEYLSAVSARHIVQRMLNNIKLIYANRQDLTRCLRAVEQLVILNPDDAEQVRERGLLRLRLRDGAGALTDLERFLELAPDSGSAATVREQIERIRKH, from the coding sequence ATGGACGAGAGCGCGCAGTACCAGGCTTTCGCCGCGGCGGTGTCCGCACCCGATATGGACTTGGCCCGCGTGGCCCTGACCATCGCCCTGCCCGAGTATCCCGACCTCGACATCCAGGAGTACCTGGGCCGCCTTGACCGGCTCGCCGAGAGGGTGAGGGAAGCGGCGGGCGTGGATGACAGCGCCTATCGGCGTCTCGCGTGCGTCGACTACGTGCTGTTCAAGCAGGAACGTTTCGAGGGTAACGAGGACGACTACTACGATCCCGAGAACAGCTTCCTCAACCGGGTCATGGCGCGCAAGCGCGGCATCCCCATCACGCTGTCGGCGCTGTACATGGAAGTGGCCCGGCGCGTCGGACTCGATGTCGGGGGGGTAGGTTTCCCTGGCCACTTCCTGGTGAAGGCTCAGTGCGACGGCCAGGAGATCCTCGTGGATCCCTTCCACGGCGGAGACATCCTCTCGCCGGCCGACCTCCAGGGCCTGCTCGACAAGCTCTACGGCGGCCGGCTGCAAGTCCAGCCGGAATATCTTTCCGCGGTGTCCGCCCGTCACATCGTCCAGCGCATGCTCAACAACATCAAGCTGATCTACGCCAACCGCCAGGACCTGACGCGCTGCCTCCGGGCGGTGGAGCAACTGGTGATCCTCAACCCCGACGACGCCGAGCAGGTGCGCGAACGGGGCCTGCTAAGGCTGCGGCTGCGCGACGGCGCCGGCGCGCTGACCGACCTGGAGCGGTTCCTGGAGCTGGCGCCGGACTCCGGCAGCGCCGCCACGGTGCGCGAACAGATCGAACGGATCCGCAAGCACTGA
- a CDS encoding molybdopterin guanine dinucleotide synthesis, with product MAVSRKSPRPAPRKPSPLFHTHVIVDWSARSKPSPAKRTKDAIWWAVARVAGGSVSVCEPEYARTRHCALRRLARLIAEELDSGRRPLVGFDFPFGYPEGVAAHLTGRACALALWDWLAERVDDQPDNDNKRYDVAAEINAAYPGCGPCWGRPAKWSYPTIPVKESERTERECHPPERRSADKCAKGSKTVWQLAYTGSVGSQVLLGLPALKQLMEARCIAGRAVVWPFQTGLRTPEAPAVIAEVYPSLLRDQVGQRRREGEILDCAQVRVNAEAFARLDAVGGLAPLFGGAPWLTPAQRGVIETEEAWILGLGHEVVLKGALLGP from the coding sequence GTGGCCGTTTCCAGGAAATCCCCGAGGCCGGCTCCACGCAAACCATCACCGCTCTTCCACACCCACGTCATCGTCGACTGGTCGGCGCGATCCAAGCCGAGTCCCGCGAAGCGCACCAAGGACGCAATCTGGTGGGCTGTCGCCCGTGTCGCCGGCGGCAGCGTATCGGTATGCGAACCCGAGTACGCGCGTACCCGCCACTGTGCCCTGCGCCGCCTCGCGCGTCTGATCGCGGAGGAACTCGACTCCGGCCGGCGCCCGCTGGTGGGGTTCGATTTCCCCTTCGGCTATCCGGAGGGTGTCGCCGCGCATCTGACGGGCAGGGCATGTGCCCTGGCCCTTTGGGATTGGCTGGCGGAACGCGTCGATGATCAACCCGACAACGACAACAAACGCTACGATGTTGCGGCCGAGATCAACGCGGCCTACCCGGGTTGCGGTCCGTGCTGGGGTCGCCCTGCCAAGTGGTCCTATCCGACCATCCCGGTGAAGGAATCGGAGCGCACCGAGAGGGAATGCCACCCGCCGGAACGCCGCTCCGCGGACAAATGCGCCAAGGGCTCGAAGACCGTTTGGCAATTGGCCTATACCGGCTCCGTCGGCTCGCAGGTCTTGCTCGGCCTGCCGGCGCTGAAGCAGTTGATGGAGGCCCGGTGCATCGCCGGCCGCGCCGTGGTCTGGCCGTTTCAAACGGGTCTCCGGACACCGGAGGCGCCGGCCGTGATAGCCGAGGTGTACCCTTCGTTGTTGAGGGATCAGGTCGGACAACGCAGGCGCGAGGGTGAAATCCTGGATTGTGCGCAAGTGCGGGTGAACGCGGAGGCGTTCGCGCGACTCGACGCGGTCGGGGGGTTGGCGCCGCTCTTCGGCGGCGCTCCGTGGCTCACGCCGGCCCAGCGCGGCGTCATCGAGACGGAGGAGGCGTGGATTCTCGGCCTCGGTCACGAAGTTGTGCTCAAAGGCGCATTGCTTGGGCCTTGA
- a CDS encoding thiamine pyrophosphate-binding protein — MAKASRTEKKQAEYGSDVVVDMLKAFDIEYTAFNPGASFRGIHDSIVNYGGNHHPEVIFCCHEEISVAMSHGYAKATGKPMVAILHDVVGLQHGSMGIFNAWCDRVPVICLGGTGPVDTTIRRPWIDWIHTALTQGNQVRDYTKWDDQPATLESIPESFIRGYRLAVTEPTAPVYINYDAGLQEMAMSKQIEIPDVSRFAPQAPMQGNPDAMRRAAELLVGAKAPLIIADFMGRKPAALAPLAELAELLAIPVIDKGNRHNIANTHPLDVTNVSGEFVKKADVVLALDVQDLYGSLTTVDRTTREMGYVIQPSTKIIHINLNDMLVHSWATDVQPLQPVDVPISADTAIALPELTRLCRELMGRDKTGIEARAKEVQAVHDAARARWQEEARQTLTRNDISTACLAYELGETIKREDWVLANGSANGWARKLWDWTKPGQYLGRSGGAGVGYGMSAALGVALGHMKTDKFCVDIQSDGDLLMTSSALWTAAHHKIPLLIIIHNNQSFYNSEEHGIKLAEFRNRPVENAGIGTHVSDPFVDYSKMAECFGVWGEGPIRTPAELGLALERAYKVVKEQRLPAVVDVVSEPR, encoded by the coding sequence ATGGCAAAGGCCAGCAGGACGGAGAAGAAACAGGCCGAGTACGGATCCGACGTCGTCGTCGACATGCTCAAGGCCTTCGACATCGAGTACACGGCTTTCAACCCCGGGGCGAGCTTCCGCGGCATCCACGACTCCATCGTGAACTACGGCGGCAACCACCACCCGGAGGTGATCTTCTGCTGTCACGAAGAGATTTCGGTGGCCATGTCCCACGGTTACGCCAAGGCCACGGGCAAGCCCATGGTGGCGATCCTGCATGACGTGGTGGGCCTCCAGCACGGCAGCATGGGCATCTTCAACGCGTGGTGCGACCGGGTGCCGGTGATCTGTCTCGGCGGCACCGGCCCGGTGGACACCACCATCCGCCGTCCCTGGATCGACTGGATCCACACCGCGCTGACCCAGGGCAACCAGGTGCGCGACTACACCAAGTGGGACGACCAGCCGGCCACGCTCGAGAGCATCCCGGAATCGTTCATCCGCGGCTACCGCCTGGCGGTCACGGAGCCCACCGCGCCGGTCTACATCAACTACGACGCCGGCCTCCAGGAAATGGCCATGTCCAAGCAGATCGAGATCCCGGACGTGAGCCGGTTCGCGCCCCAGGCCCCGATGCAGGGGAACCCGGACGCCATGCGCCGGGCGGCGGAGCTGCTGGTGGGCGCCAAGGCACCGCTCATCATCGCCGACTTCATGGGGCGCAAACCCGCGGCGCTGGCGCCCCTGGCCGAGCTGGCGGAGCTGCTGGCGATCCCGGTCATCGACAAGGGCAACCGCCACAACATCGCCAACACCCATCCGCTGGACGTGACCAACGTCTCCGGCGAGTTCGTGAAGAAGGCCGACGTGGTGCTGGCCCTGGATGTGCAGGACCTCTACGGTTCGCTCACGACCGTGGACCGCACCACCCGCGAGATGGGCTACGTGATCCAGCCCAGCACCAAGATCATCCACATCAACCTGAACGACATGCTGGTGCACAGTTGGGCCACCGACGTGCAGCCGCTGCAGCCGGTGGACGTGCCCATCAGCGCCGACACCGCCATCGCCCTGCCCGAGTTGACGCGGCTGTGCCGCGAGCTCATGGGCCGGGACAAAACGGGCATCGAGGCCCGCGCCAAGGAGGTCCAGGCGGTGCACGATGCGGCGCGCGCCCGCTGGCAGGAAGAAGCGCGCCAGACCCTGACGCGCAACGACATCTCTACGGCGTGCCTGGCCTACGAGCTGGGCGAGACGATCAAGCGCGAGGACTGGGTGCTGGCCAACGGCAGCGCCAACGGGTGGGCGCGGAAGCTCTGGGACTGGACCAAGCCGGGTCAGTACCTGGGACGAAGCGGCGGCGCCGGCGTGGGCTACGGCATGAGCGCGGCCCTCGGCGTGGCGCTGGGCCACATGAAGACGGACAAGTTCTGCGTCGACATCCAGTCGGACGGCGACCTGTTGATGACGTCGAGCGCGTTGTGGACGGCGGCGCACCACAAGATCCCGCTGCTCATCATCATCCACAACAACCAGTCCTTCTACAACTCGGAAGAGCACGGCATCAAGCTGGCGGAGTTCCGCAATCGCCCGGTGGAGAACGCCGGCATCGGCACCCACGTGAGCGATCCTTTCGTGGACTACTCAAAGATGGCCGAGTGCTTCGGAGTGTGGGGCGAAGGCCCCATCCGCACGCCCGCGGAGTTGGGCCTCGCTTTGGAGCGGGCCTACAAGGTGGTGAAGGAGCAACGGCTGCCGGCCGTGGTGGACGTGGTATCCGAGCCGCGCTGA
- a CDS encoding DUF1932 domain-containing protein yields MEFRRIGILNIGEMGYHWARLLAARGAEPLTCVAGRSEATRQRCDEAPVRQVETLERLVEEADLVVSIVVPSAALEVARSVAHAVAAVKRQGLPFLEANAISPMTADAARAELEGGGGVYVDGCIIGSARRLEKAAVYVSGPEAERLVPLRELGLPIRVLGDGATQASAFKVVYAGFTKGLAGLLTELLAGARKLGLLEQILERYEESFPGLPGKASGSITSLRLHAARRGEEMAELADTFRHVGLEPVVTPAIERLLKAVAAAEQEHRPRDRDDVGSLPETVEGFVEHGLLAAGVEGGGEGKDR; encoded by the coding sequence GTGGAGTTCCGCCGCATCGGCATTCTCAACATCGGCGAGATGGGTTACCACTGGGCGCGCCTCCTGGCGGCGCGCGGGGCCGAGCCGCTGACCTGCGTCGCCGGCCGGAGCGAGGCCACCCGGCAGCGCTGCGACGAAGCTCCGGTGCGGCAGGTGGAGACCCTGGAACGGCTCGTCGAGGAAGCCGATCTGGTCGTGTCCATCGTGGTGCCGTCGGCGGCCCTGGAGGTGGCGCGGTCGGTGGCGCACGCGGTCGCGGCGGTGAAGCGCCAAGGGCTCCCGTTCCTCGAAGCCAACGCCATCTCGCCCATGACCGCCGACGCCGCGCGCGCCGAGCTGGAAGGCGGTGGCGGCGTGTACGTGGATGGCTGCATCATCGGCAGCGCACGGCGGCTGGAAAAGGCCGCGGTGTACGTCTCCGGCCCGGAGGCGGAGCGGCTGGTGCCGCTACGGGAACTGGGGCTGCCGATCCGCGTGCTGGGGGACGGCGCGACCCAGGCGTCGGCCTTCAAGGTCGTGTACGCTGGGTTCACCAAGGGGCTCGCGGGTCTCCTGACCGAGCTTCTGGCCGGGGCGCGCAAGCTGGGTCTTCTGGAACAGATCCTGGAGCGCTACGAGGAGAGCTTCCCGGGACTGCCGGGCAAGGCGAGCGGCTCCATCACGTCGTTGCGGCTGCACGCGGCGCGGCGCGGCGAGGAGATGGCCGAGTTGGCGGACACCTTCCGACACGTGGGCCTGGAGCCGGTGGTGACGCCGGCCATCGAGCGGCTCTTGAAGGCCGTCGCGGCGGCGGAGCAAGAGCACAGGCCAAGGGACCGGGACGACGTGGGGTCGTTGCCGGAGACCGTGGAGGGATTCGTGGAACACGGGCTGCTGGCCGCGGGTGTCGAAGGCGGCGGCGAGGGGAAGGACAGGTAA